One window of the Chitinophaga niabensis genome contains the following:
- a CDS encoding RNA polymerase sigma factor, with protein sequence MAVTAIYQFSEERELFDRVAEGDEDAFNAIYQHFMQLLSGAILQLVKYEPDVAEVLQEAFVRVWLNRDKIPGIENPGGWVRRIIINECYRLLKKNNLRYQLHSAKAGMQGEATSASHAEHRLVLDETQKIIQAALSELSPRQFTIYRLSREQGKRSPEIAQLLGLSPDYVKKTLATALQKIRKKLLDAGKLLPAGLFY encoded by the coding sequence ATGGCCGTAACGGCAATATACCAGTTTTCGGAAGAAAGGGAGTTATTTGACCGGGTGGCGGAGGGTGACGAAGATGCTTTTAACGCAATCTACCAGCACTTTATGCAGCTCCTGAGCGGAGCAATCCTTCAACTTGTTAAATATGAACCTGATGTGGCAGAAGTGCTGCAAGAGGCCTTTGTGCGCGTATGGCTCAATCGTGACAAAATACCAGGTATAGAAAACCCCGGCGGCTGGGTACGCCGCATCATCATTAATGAATGCTACCGGCTATTAAAGAAAAATAACCTGCGCTACCAACTCCACTCAGCTAAGGCCGGCATGCAGGGCGAAGCTACCTCTGCTTCGCATGCAGAACACCGGCTGGTATTGGACGAAACCCAAAAGATCATTCAGGCTGCCTTGTCCGAACTATCGCCCCGGCAGTTTACTATTTACCGCCTCAGCCGCGAGCAGGGTAAACGAAGCCCGGAAATAGCGCAGTTGCTAGGCCTCTCACCTGATTATGTAAAGAAAACTCTCGCCACCGCCCTGCAAAAGATCCGCAAAAAATTACTGGATGCCGGTAAACTTTTACCCGCTGGTTTATTTTATTAA
- a CDS encoding FecR family protein: protein MEQQRFTYLLDRLADNSMTGEEKEEMMQYLQAHPGDDMAAEAGEAFLAAYENTATDFTPYQHIARDITSLDQAPARRTGLLAVLRPRRVAAAAIVLILATGAYTWLNKPVNKPQVAQSLDVQPGLEGAILTRGDGSTIVLDSLHAGEIKEDNGARVQLQHGQLSYAAATANQEATIYNTVTTPYARTFRLLLQDGTWIWLNAGSSVTYPVVFTGKERKVKVTGEAYFEVAKAAGKPFVVNVNDRAEVEVLGTHFNVNAYADEAAIKTALLEGTVRVRTGKANTAVLKPGQQAVINDGEMEVVPADPEEVSAWRNGLFHFRKATIPEMLRQIARWYDVEVRFEGGVPERTFSGDIERKLSLQQVLAILRVTRINYTIDNQKQITIRN from the coding sequence ATGGAACAGCAACGATTTACCTATTTACTGGACCGCCTGGCCGATAATTCGATGACCGGCGAAGAAAAAGAAGAGATGATGCAATATCTGCAGGCGCATCCCGGAGATGACATGGCTGCAGAAGCAGGAGAAGCTTTTCTGGCTGCATATGAAAACACTGCTACAGACTTTACACCTTACCAGCATATTGCCCGCGATATTACCTCGCTGGACCAGGCACCTGCCCGCCGTACCGGTTTATTGGCCGTATTGCGGCCACGCAGGGTGGCAGCAGCAGCAATTGTATTGATATTGGCAACAGGCGCCTATACCTGGCTAAATAAGCCTGTAAATAAACCACAGGTGGCTCAAAGCTTAGACGTGCAGCCTGGCCTGGAAGGAGCTATACTCACCCGTGGAGACGGCAGCACCATAGTGCTGGATAGCCTTCATGCCGGTGAAATAAAAGAAGATAATGGCGCCCGCGTACAGTTGCAGCATGGGCAGTTATCGTATGCAGCTGCAACTGCCAACCAGGAAGCAACTATTTATAATACCGTTACAACTCCCTACGCAAGAACCTTCCGCCTTCTGCTGCAGGATGGTACATGGATATGGCTCAATGCCGGCAGCTCCGTCACTTACCCGGTGGTGTTTACCGGTAAGGAAAGAAAAGTAAAAGTCACCGGCGAAGCTTATTTCGAAGTGGCCAAAGCTGCCGGCAAACCATTTGTGGTAAATGTAAATGACCGTGCGGAAGTAGAAGTGCTGGGCACACATTTTAATGTAAATGCCTATGCGGACGAAGCCGCCATTAAAACGGCGCTGCTTGAAGGTACCGTGCGTGTACGCACCGGCAAAGCCAATACAGCAGTGCTGAAACCAGGCCAGCAGGCGGTGATCAATGATGGGGAGATGGAAGTAGTGCCCGCCGATCCTGAAGAAGTAAGCGCCTGGAGAAACGGGCTGTTCCACTTCAGAAAAGCAACTATACCGGAAATGTTACGCCAGATAGCACGCTGGTATGATGTAGAAGTACGCTTCGAAGGCGGTGTGCCGGAACGTACATTTTCGGGCGACATAGAACGCAAACTCAGCCTGCAGCAGGTATTAGCAATTTTACGCGTAACACGCATCAACTATACTATAGACAATCAAAAACAAATCACGATCAGGAATTAA
- a CDS encoding SusC/RagA family TonB-linked outer membrane protein — MKLTTILILGAFLHLSAATKAQVVNYTAKAVRLEQAFDAIKKQTGYVFFYDDADIKTAQPVSVELKGASLRDALAALLNKQPFSYQIQGNTIVVTALPKLQPIYPQILQDKSPVRGVIINNVGSVLVGATVSVKGKKQTVFTDTEGRFTINADDNDVLEFSYVGYSRMEIPVSKAASMTAGQSAAISGSLISKTATGELSIMLQLQITSLGETVVTGYQTLKKSSIAGAISSVKAEELYLNGINTIEQALQGKLPGVVITSNSGLTGTRQKTRVRGTSTLLGTQEPVWVVDGIIQEDPLPFKASTLSALGEITTDNFDYIRDFVGTSIGWLNPNDIEDITVLKDASATAIYGVRAANGVIVITTKKGKIGPATISYSVNASITEKVNYSRLEMMNSQQRVAVSKEIYERGLISNSLNNNVGYAGAVSDYLNKRITAEEFEQKVARMETVNTDWFDLAFRMPFSMNHNLSISGGNANTRYYASFGYNSTNGTAIGNDSKGYTGNVNITSRLTSKLNVSMRLSASKKTVNGFYQVNPYSYAAKINRALEAYDESGQLAYYNAENGFRYNFLNERDNTGLNNNTLAANTSIDVNYDILPGLRFQTMFGYNTTVVEGYSYATERTSYIAKFRNFEYGSAKPTDAAYINSRLPVGGELNENRNTVGAWNWRNSLSYSKVFAQKHALTVMAGQEASSSRTTGATGTTYGYLHTRGKSFAIVPLTYTAAKTPNPLYTDMQASRKNTDRLINNMGLYATVNYVYDNRYVLNASIRSDASNRFGQYTGEKFNPVWAGGVRWNAANEKWFDRSNWLADLSLRASFGYQRNIVANVSPDLIVRIPTGAASNIVDQFTGEDMLTLSKLPYADLRWEKNTSANFGINLSLFHGKVQAGVDYYMKKGRDLISNLNVPVEYGVETMPVNGGDMLNQGIEISASFTPVRTRDFTWNIGVNSAKNFNEIQRTGTQQINWKTAVSGNYYKAGYPVSGFWAFDYTGINSANGYPLFNTAVKQKGDSLNDPTSYMRYMGKLDPDFTAGLSMTFRYKRFSLSTGLNLQVGGKRFLLPVYNTTTGRLPNEYENLSAELVKRWTPDNKTAMYPGLPDYTVPAFLLPDKRTYTQAYEMYNNSSARVVNASSLQCNNLAVNYSMPEVLARKLKCQNITVSGGVTQLFSIVSKDYRGRDPEVATGQQPRTKTYTMSLSASF, encoded by the coding sequence ATGAAACTAACAACGATCTTAATACTGGGGGCATTCCTGCACCTCAGCGCTGCTACAAAGGCGCAAGTTGTAAATTACACGGCAAAGGCTGTGAGGCTGGAGCAGGCTTTTGATGCCATCAAAAAGCAAACGGGGTATGTATTCTTTTATGATGATGCGGATATTAAAACCGCACAACCCGTTAGTGTAGAACTAAAAGGGGCCAGTCTGCGCGATGCATTGGCAGCGCTGCTGAACAAACAACCTTTTTCTTACCAGATACAAGGCAATACCATAGTAGTAACAGCTTTGCCCAAACTGCAACCAATATATCCGCAAATACTGCAGGATAAAAGCCCGGTACGCGGCGTGATCATCAATAATGTGGGATCTGTACTCGTAGGCGCTACCGTGTCTGTAAAAGGTAAAAAGCAAACAGTATTTACCGATACTGAAGGCCGTTTCACTATTAACGCAGATGATAACGATGTGCTGGAATTCAGCTACGTTGGTTATTCCCGGATGGAGATCCCCGTAAGTAAGGCCGCATCGATGACGGCCGGGCAATCAGCCGCAATATCCGGCAGCCTTATCTCCAAAACAGCTACGGGTGAATTATCGATTATGCTGCAATTGCAAATTACCTCCCTGGGCGAGACGGTTGTAACCGGTTACCAGACACTTAAAAAATCCAGTATAGCCGGGGCCATAAGTTCTGTAAAGGCAGAAGAATTATATTTGAATGGTATTAATACGATCGAACAGGCACTGCAAGGCAAACTGCCCGGCGTAGTTATTACCAGCAACTCAGGCCTTACCGGCACCCGGCAGAAAACAAGGGTGCGCGGTACCTCCACACTACTGGGCACGCAGGAGCCGGTGTGGGTGGTAGATGGTATCATCCAGGAAGATCCCCTGCCGTTTAAAGCTTCTACGCTTAGTGCCCTGGGCGAAATCACCACAGACAACTTTGATTATATCCGCGACTTCGTAGGCACTTCTATCGGCTGGCTGAACCCGAACGATATTGAAGATATCACCGTATTAAAAGATGCTTCTGCTACTGCGATCTACGGTGTAAGGGCTGCTAACGGCGTGATTGTGATCACTACCAAAAAAGGAAAAATAGGCCCGGCCACCATTTCCTACTCGGTGAATGCAAGCATCACGGAAAAGGTTAACTACAGCCGCCTGGAGATGATGAACTCCCAACAACGGGTAGCTGTATCAAAAGAAATATATGAGCGCGGCCTTATTTCCAATAGCCTGAACAATAATGTAGGATATGCCGGCGCAGTATCCGATTACCTGAACAAACGTATTACTGCTGAAGAATTTGAACAAAAGGTAGCCCGCATGGAAACGGTGAATACGGATTGGTTCGACCTGGCGTTCCGCATGCCCTTCAGCATGAATCATAACCTGAGCATTTCCGGCGGTAATGCTAACACCCGATATTATGCTTCCTTCGGCTACAATTCTACCAATGGTACAGCCATCGGAAATGATAGCAAAGGTTACACCGGCAACGTGAACATCACTTCCCGGCTTACGAGCAAGCTGAATGTATCCATGCGTTTATCTGCATCGAAGAAAACGGTAAATGGTTTTTACCAGGTAAATCCTTACAGCTACGCTGCCAAAATTAACCGTGCGCTGGAGGCATACGATGAATCCGGCCAACTGGCGTATTACAATGCAGAGAATGGCTTCCGCTATAATTTTCTCAATGAAAGGGATAACACCGGACTAAACAATAATACCCTCGCCGCAAACACCAGTATTGATGTGAATTACGACATTCTGCCCGGGTTGCGTTTCCAGACAATGTTCGGCTATAACACCACCGTGGTTGAAGGTTATTCCTACGCTACCGAGCGCACATCTTACATCGCCAAATTCCGCAATTTTGAATATGGCTCCGCCAAACCTACAGACGCCGCCTATATTAACAGCCGCTTGCCTGTAGGGGGAGAGCTGAACGAAAACCGCAATACCGTGGGCGCCTGGAACTGGCGCAACAGTCTTTCCTACTCCAAGGTGTTCGCGCAAAAACATGCGCTTACCGTAATGGCGGGACAGGAAGCCAGCAGCAGCCGGACAACAGGCGCAACAGGTACCACTTACGGTTACCTGCATACACGCGGGAAATCATTTGCTATTGTGCCGCTGACTTATACCGCAGCTAAAACGCCGAACCCGTTATATACCGATATGCAGGCCTCCAGGAAGAATACAGACCGCCTGATAAACAATATGGGCCTGTATGCTACCGTAAACTATGTATACGATAACCGTTACGTACTGAATGCCAGCATTCGTTCCGATGCCTCCAACCGTTTTGGCCAGTATACAGGCGAAAAGTTTAATCCCGTATGGGCCGGCGGTGTCCGGTGGAATGCAGCCAATGAAAAATGGTTCGACCGCAGCAATTGGCTGGCCGACCTTAGCCTGCGCGCCAGCTTTGGCTATCAGCGTAATATTGTGGCGAATGTAAGTCCCGACCTGATCGTGCGCATCCCTACCGGCGCAGCAAGCAATATTGTTGACCAGTTTACGGGGGAGGACATGCTCACGCTCAGCAAGCTGCCATACGCAGATCTCCGTTGGGAAAAGAATACCTCCGCCAACTTCGGCATCAACCTGAGCCTGTTCCATGGCAAAGTGCAAGCAGGTGTTGATTACTATATGAAGAAAGGCCGCGATCTGATCAGTAACCTGAACGTACCAGTGGAATATGGCGTAGAAACAATGCCTGTAAACGGTGGCGATATGCTGAACCAGGGTATCGAGATCAGCGCAAGCTTTACACCGGTACGCACCCGCGACTTCACCTGGAACATAGGGGTGAACAGTGCCAAAAACTTCAATGAAATACAGCGTACAGGTACGCAGCAGATCAACTGGAAAACCGCAGTAAGCGGCAACTATTACAAAGCAGGCTATCCTGTTTCCGGCTTCTGGGCGTTCGACTATACCGGTATTAACAGCGCCAACGGTTACCCCCTGTTTAACACTGCCGTAAAACAGAAGGGCGATTCGCTGAACGATCCTACTTCTTACATGCGTTATATGGGTAAACTTGATCCCGACTTTACCGCAGGACTCAGTATGACCTTCCGCTATAAACGCTTCTCCCTGTCTACCGGGCTAAATCTCCAGGTGGGCGGTAAACGTTTCCTGCTACCAGTGTATAATACCACTACGGGCAGATTGCCTAACGAATACGAAAATCTCTCGGCCGAACTGGTAAAAAGGTGGACGCCGGACAACAAAACTGCCATGTATCCCGGCCTGCCTGATTACACCGTGCCTGCTTTCCTGCTGCCGGATAAACGCACATACACCCAGGCATACGAAATGTATAACAATAGCAGCGCACGCGTGGTAAATGCTTCTTCACTTCAATGCAACAACCTGGCAGTAAACTACAGCATGCCTGAAGTGCTGGCCCGTAAATTAAAGTGTCAGAATATCACTGTCAGCGGCGGCGTAACGCAGCTGTTTTCGATTGTAAGCAAAGATTACAGGGGAAGGGACCCGGAAGTGGCTACCGGCCAGCAACCGCGTACCAAAACGTACACTATGTCGCTTTCCGCCAGTTTCTAA
- a CDS encoding RagB/SusD family nutrient uptake outer membrane protein — MKKILIYLLPVCLLAASCKKFLEETSPDEIRPSSTEDLYAFMISDAYPYAASLEFFSDMLTDDVKSYGMPRNSNGTINTAYSSFYENGKGVFAFDPLELEGSTGTASTALDAWKNYYSRIKGCNIVIDYAAKVKGSDQAKDALRGQALVLRGFYYLKLAQLYCLPYNGAGVQPETALGLPLILTMQVSDEHVGRSTLQATFNQIEKDMVDGAALLKANFTAPTPFRLSHIAAYALLSRFYLYRGMDADMDKVIEYADEVIAERPALTLLKGFVTSNTSLNTVGIYDQTASTEVLWQYGFNSKGISTFMPATGTYTSFHAPYAVSDELRNIYEKGNGTDNKGDLRYALNFAKYTVSGAEFPSRSLKIGLNGTAGDKGIRTGEVYITRAEACARRFKKSGQDADRVQALSNLNTLRLSRYDTRTAAYTPVSFTDADALLRFCTDERRREMSLEEGSRWADIKRQGLSVTHNFIDAEGNSTIYTLPANSPLYALPIPVTAISRNNNLVPNPR; from the coding sequence ATGAAAAAGATATTGATATACCTGCTGCCAGTTTGCCTGTTGGCCGCATCCTGTAAAAAATTCCTGGAAGAAACAAGTCCGGATGAGATCCGTCCTTCTTCCACCGAAGATCTGTATGCTTTTATGATCAGCGATGCCTATCCGTATGCTGCCTCGTTGGAATTCTTCTCGGATATGCTCACAGACGATGTGAAAAGTTACGGCATGCCCCGCAACAGTAATGGCACAATTAACACTGCCTATTCCAGTTTTTATGAAAACGGCAAAGGCGTATTCGCCTTCGATCCGCTGGAACTGGAAGGTTCAACCGGTACTGCTTCTACTGCGCTGGACGCCTGGAAGAACTATTACAGCCGCATTAAAGGCTGCAACATAGTGATCGACTATGCCGCCAAAGTAAAAGGAAGTGATCAGGCGAAAGATGCGCTTCGCGGCCAGGCATTGGTATTGCGTGGCTTTTATTACCTGAAGCTGGCCCAGTTATATTGCCTGCCTTATAATGGCGCCGGCGTTCAACCGGAAACTGCATTGGGACTGCCCCTGATCCTCACCATGCAGGTGAGCGATGAGCACGTAGGCCGCAGCACTCTCCAAGCCACCTTTAACCAGATTGAGAAAGACATGGTAGATGGCGCAGCATTGCTGAAGGCTAACTTCACAGCCCCTACTCCTTTCCGCCTCAGCCACATCGCCGCTTATGCGTTGTTGTCCCGCTTCTACCTGTACCGTGGCATGGATGCCGATATGGACAAAGTGATCGAATACGCCGATGAGGTGATCGCGGAAAGACCCGCTCTTACGCTCCTGAAAGGTTTTGTTACATCCAATACCAGCCTGAACACGGTAGGTATTTATGACCAGACGGCCAGCACAGAGGTATTGTGGCAGTATGGATTTAACTCCAAAGGCATTAGTACATTTATGCCTGCTACCGGCACGTACACCAGCTTCCATGCTCCCTATGCAGTGTCTGATGAACTGCGGAACATATACGAGAAGGGTAATGGAACCGATAATAAAGGAGACCTCCGTTACGCGCTGAACTTTGCGAAGTATACCGTAAGCGGCGCTGAGTTTCCCTCCCGCAGCCTGAAAATAGGTTTGAATGGTACGGCCGGGGATAAAGGCATTCGCACTGGCGAAGTGTATATCACCCGCGCTGAAGCCTGCGCCCGCAGGTTTAAAAAGTCCGGTCAGGATGCAGACCGTGTGCAGGCCCTCAGCAACCTGAACACACTGCGTTTGAGCCGCTACGACACACGTACGGCAGCGTATACGCCAGTTTCTTTCACAGATGCGGACGCGCTGCTCAGGTTCTGTACAGACGAACGCCGGCGCGAGATGAGCCTGGAAGAGGGCAGCCGCTGGGCAGATATCAAACGTCAGGGATTATCTGTTACCCACAACTTCATTGATGCGGAAGGCAACAGTACCATATATACGTTACCGGCCAACAGCCCGCTGTATGCGCTGCCCATCCCTGTCACCGCTATCAGCAGGAACAATAATCTCGTACCTAATCCCCGCTAA
- a CDS encoding zinc-dependent metalloprotease — MNILHTFLLTAILVPASAFVRAQHAGGSEGLPPLREYIKPDAQRYAGMCNIYVQNGRYLMEVPDSLEGRDILTAITIIQGSAQKERSADKRYGYSGDAVYESVFRFRRASGNRMTMVQPLFLNTQDTSAPSYRAATSSLLPVMLSFEVKAKDEHAVLIDFTEAFKGDIDLFSLRGAKDELGIGELQPEKSFIKSVTCFPGNINFRSVKSYGPGAPPPGATGDGKPGTDRAPKKPGDATVWEVGASWILLPETPMHKRFMDERVGYFTKSIRDLGHYPNNPHPVQLATRWNLQPKPEDMQRYLRGELVEPAKPIVFYIDRDTPEYLVPYFIDGVNEWRRAFEKAGFKNAITARPEPPADDTTYSLEDVRYSYISYKASPIPNAYGPSVCDPRSGEIISSRVAVFHNIMDLIQRWYFAMCATNDPAARQFPLSREVMGRLVKNVITHEVGHALGLRHNFAGSSTYDVDSIRNPAFVKANGFGASVMDYMRFNYVVQPEDKMPVDLLLPNIGVYDLFAIEWGYRCLPQLPSPKAEADSLERWVTAKRKDERLLFGKETDLFDPRFQSEDVGSNAAKAGELGMKNLRLAMSHFDKWMTTMKADDVYYSQQYRSMLGRYHNYLNHALRTLGGRYNSEDALPAEDRPPYVPVSRARQEEVVEFLEKYILHYPDWLFPPDITKKAGFIFERDGAEPFAVALSRFFMAYSRILQNQVVAGDKAYKASELFDHLYNNIYGKLAKGQPASEFDRLLQRTLLASMISNAASKTGFSKDVSVQLLVLIEKVQAGCKAGKPLAKEVLTKAHLQSLSDMINIWKTGTGQSLMAIK, encoded by the coding sequence ATGAATATATTACACACTTTTTTATTAACCGCCATACTCGTTCCTGCGTCCGCATTTGTGCGGGCGCAGCATGCGGGTGGAAGTGAAGGACTGCCGCCGCTCCGGGAGTATATTAAGCCGGACGCGCAACGTTATGCAGGGATGTGCAACATCTATGTACAGAACGGCCGTTATCTGATGGAAGTCCCCGATTCGCTGGAAGGCCGCGACATCCTGACGGCCATCACCATCATACAAGGATCGGCGCAAAAGGAACGCAGCGCAGATAAACGTTACGGTTACTCCGGTGATGCGGTGTATGAGTCTGTATTCCGTTTCCGGCGCGCCTCGGGGAACCGTATGACCATGGTGCAACCCTTGTTCCTGAATACACAGGATACCAGTGCCCCTTCTTACCGCGCTGCAACGTCATCGCTGTTGCCGGTCATGCTTTCTTTTGAAGTGAAAGCAAAAGACGAACATGCTGTGCTGATCGACTTTACGGAAGCCTTTAAAGGGGATATAGACCTGTTTTCGCTCCGGGGTGCTAAAGACGAACTGGGCATTGGAGAATTACAGCCGGAAAAATCATTTATTAAAAGTGTGACCTGCTTCCCGGGCAATATCAATTTCCGTTCGGTGAAAAGTTATGGCCCCGGTGCGCCGCCTCCCGGTGCTACAGGTGATGGCAAACCCGGCACTGACCGCGCACCGAAGAAACCCGGCGATGCCACCGTATGGGAAGTAGGCGCATCCTGGATACTGTTGCCTGAAACGCCGATGCACAAACGCTTCATGGACGAAAGAGTAGGTTACTTCACCAAAAGTATCCGCGACCTGGGCCATTACCCCAATAACCCGCACCCTGTACAACTGGCTACCCGCTGGAATTTGCAGCCTAAGCCGGAGGACATGCAGCGTTACCTTCGCGGCGAACTTGTAGAGCCCGCCAAACCAATTGTTTTTTATATCGACAGGGACACACCGGAATACCTGGTGCCTTATTTCATTGACGGTGTAAACGAATGGCGCCGTGCCTTTGAAAAGGCAGGTTTTAAAAATGCCATTACCGCCAGGCCGGAACCGCCTGCCGATGATACTACCTATTCGCTTGAAGACGTTCGTTATTCCTATATCTCTTACAAAGCCTCCCCTATTCCTAACGCCTATGGCCCTTCGGTATGCGACCCGCGTTCCGGTGAGATCATCAGCTCAAGAGTGGCCGTGTTCCATAATATCATGGACCTGATCCAGCGCTGGTATTTTGCCATGTGCGCCACCAACGATCCCGCCGCCCGGCAATTCCCGCTCAGCCGGGAAGTAATGGGCCGGCTGGTAAAAAACGTGATCACACATGAAGTAGGCCATGCCCTGGGCCTGCGGCATAATTTTGCGGGCAGCTCCACTTACGATGTGGATAGTATCCGCAACCCTGCCTTTGTAAAAGCTAATGGTTTTGGCGCCTCCGTGATGGATTATATGCGCTTTAACTACGTAGTGCAGCCTGAAGATAAAATGCCCGTGGACCTGTTGCTGCCAAACATCGGCGTATACGACCTGTTCGCCATCGAATGGGGATACCGCTGCCTGCCGCAGTTACCCTCTCCCAAAGCGGAAGCAGATTCGCTTGAACGCTGGGTGACTGCAAAACGTAAGGATGAGCGGCTGCTGTTCGGCAAAGAGACTGATCTTTTCGATCCCCGCTTCCAGTCGGAAGATGTGGGTAGCAATGCTGCAAAAGCCGGCGAACTGGGTATGAAAAACCTGCGTCTCGCCATGTCGCATTTCGATAAATGGATGACCACCATGAAGGCGGACGATGTATACTACAGTCAGCAGTACCGCAGTATGCTGGGCCGGTATCACAATTATCTGAACCATGCCCTGCGTACACTCGGCGGCCGTTATAACTCTGAAGATGCGTTACCTGCCGAAGACCGGCCTCCTTATGTACCGGTGAGCAGAGCACGCCAGGAAGAAGTAGTGGAATTCCTGGAGAAGTATATCCTGCATTATCCTGACTGGCTCTTTCCGCCCGACATCACGAAAAAAGCTGGTTTTATATTCGAACGGGATGGTGCGGAACCATTTGCCGTTGCACTCTCCAGATTTTTCATGGCCTATTCCCGCATCCTGCAGAATCAAGTAGTTGCAGGTGATAAGGCTTATAAAGCCAGCGAACTATTTGACCATTTGTATAACAACATCTATGGCAAATTGGCGAAAGGTCAGCCGGCAAGTGAGTTTGACAGGCTATTGCAGCGCACCCTGCTCGCCAGCATGATATCAAACGCAGCATCCAAAACGGGCTTTTCCAAAGACGTGTCTGTGCAACTGCTGGTGCTTATTGAAAAAGTACAGGCAGGCTGTAAAGCGGGTAAGCCGCTGGCAAAGGAAGTGCTTACTAAAGCGCATCTGCAATCACTATCAGACATGATAAATATTTGGAAAACCGGTACAGGCCAGAGTTTAATGGCAATTAAATAA